The following are encoded in a window of Primulina eburnea isolate SZY01 chromosome 4, ASM2296580v1, whole genome shotgun sequence genomic DNA:
- the LOC140829004 gene encoding phosphoglycolate phosphatase 2, with amino-acid sequence MDGENSKPIAKEKTICQILSPPNTRDLVDSVDAFLFDCDGVIWKGDALIEGVPETLETLRSMGKKLVFVTNNSTKSRRQYAKKFNSLGISITEDEIFSSSFAAAMYLKVNSFPKDKKVYVIGEEGISEELELAGFTSLGGPEDGKKAVQLRPNFLFDHDKSVGAVVVGLDQYINYYKLQYGTLCIRENPGCLFIATNRDAVGHLTDLQEWPGAGCMVAAVCGATQREPIVVGKPSTFMMDFLLQKFNIPTSRMCMVGDRLDTDILFGQNAGCRTLLVLSGVTNMATLEDPSNYIWPEYYTSTVSDIIALLDDQ; translated from the exons ATGGACGGAGAGAACTCGAAACCAATCGCGAAAGAGAAGACGATTTGTCAGATTCTATCGCCTCCGAATACCAGAGACCTCGTCGATTCCGTCGATGCTTTTCTCTTTGATTGCGATG GTGTGATATGGAAGGGAGATGCTTTAATCGAGGGCGTTCCGGAAACTCTAGAAACTCTTAGATCAATG GGAAAGAAGCTAGTGTTTGTGACGAACAATTCAACCAAGTCTAGAAGGCAATATGCAAAGAAGTTCAATTCCCTTGGAATTTCCATTACTGAG GATGAGATATTTTCCTCATCTTTTGCTGCTGCCATGTACCTGAAGGTCAATTCGTTTCCTAAAGATAAGAAG GTTTATGTAATTGGTGAAGAAGGCATATCTGAGGAACTGGAGCTTGCTGGATTTACCAGTCTTGGTGGCCCT GAAGATGGGAAGAAGGCTGTCCAGTTGAGACCAAACTTTCTGTTTGACCACGACAAGAGT GTAGGAGCTGTGGTGGTTGGACTTGACCAGTATATAAATTATTACAAGCTACA ATATGGAACTCTTTGCATACGCGAGAATCCAGGGTGTCTATTTATTGCTACAAATCGAGACGCAGTTGGCCATCTTACTGATCTGCAAGAATGGCCTG GTGCGGGATGCATGGTTGCTGCAGTATGTGGCGCGACACAAAGAGAGCCTATTGTTGTCGGAAAACCATCAACCTTTATGATGGACTTTTTACTTCAGAA ATTTAACATCCCTACTTCAAGAATGTGTATGGTTGGGGACAGACTTGACactgatattttatttggacaGAATGCTGGTTGTAGAACTCTACTTGTCCTTTCAG GCGTGACAAATATGGCAACCCTTGAAGACCCATCAAATTATATTTGGCCCGAATATTACACGAGTACGGTGTCGGATATCATTGCATTATTGGATGATCAATGA
- the LOC140829002 gene encoding SEC14 cytosolic factor-like encodes MAVVSQEAINEFEALMEEVDESLKRTFQNVHQGYPHETLTRFLKAREGNVPKAHMMLVDCLNWRVQNNIDDMLSKPIVPVDLYRAIRDSQLIGLSGYSKEGLPVFAIGAGLSTYDQASVHYYIQSHIQINEYRDRVILPAATKKYGKHVNKCIKILDMTGLRLSALNQIKILTLISSIDDLNYPEKTLTYYIVNAPYVFSACWKVVKPLLQERTRRKIDVLSGSGQDELLKIMDYSSLPHFCQKTSGSSNHLDAYSENCYSLDHPFHQLLYAYIKQQALILEPAKPIKHGSVHVTLPEDADEGVIAKTLESELEKLKDAGGSPESIKDLRIHDHKS; translated from the exons ATGGCTGTGGTTTCCCAGGAAGCTATTAATGAATTTGAAGCATTAATGGAGGAAG TTGACGAATCACTCAAAAGAACATTCCAG AATGTCCATCAAGGATACCCTCATGAAACTTTGACACGGTTTCTTAAAGCTAGAGAAGGAAATGTACCAAAAGCTCATATGATG TTGGTTGATTGCTTGAACTGGCGAGTGCAAAACAATATCGATGATATGTTAAGT AAACCCATTGTTCCTGTCGATCTTTACAGAGCCATACGTGATTCACAGCTCATAGGACTGTCCGGTTACTCAAAAGAG GGTCTCCCTGTCTTTGCTATTGGAGCAGGTCTGAGCACGTACGACCAGGCGTCT GTGCATTATTATATACAATCCCACATTCAGATCAACGAATATCGGGATCGTGTGATTCTG CCTGCCGCTACGAAGAAGTATGGGAAGCATGTTAACAAGTGCATCAAGATTCTAGATATGACTGGCTTGAGGCTCTCGGCTTTGAACCAGATTAAG ATCTTGACTTTAATTTCTTCCATCGACGACCTGAACTATCCTGAGAAAACATTAACTTACTACATTGTGAATGCCCCTTATGTCTTCTCCGCTTGTTGGAAG GTTGTGAAACCACTTCTGCAGGAGAGAACGAGAAGGAAAATCGATGTATTGTCTGGTTCTGGACAAGATGAACTACTGAAG ATAATGGACTATTCCTCCCTCCCTCATTTCTGCCAAAAAACATCAGGTTCTTCAAACCATTTAGATGCCTACTCTGAGAACTGCTATTCCTTGGATCATCCCTTTCACCAACTCCTCTATGCATACATCAAGCAGCAAGCATTGATCCTTGAACCCGCTAAGCCAATAAAACACGGATCAGTGCATGTTACCCTGCCTGAGGATGCTGATGAAGGAGTGATTGCCAAGACTTTAGAATCCGAGTTAGAGAAACTGAAGGATGCAGGTGGATCTCCTGAATCGATCAAGGACCTGAGAATCCACGATCACAAGTCCTAG